AAATTAACTCCACCATAATGTAGATATTTTTGACTCGAATAGAATTGTCTCTCATGAAGGATacatgtaagaaaaaaaaaaaccatgacAATTCTAGCTGGTGGCAATAAGTTGCAAGGTTTGGGAATGATAAGGTCTAGCTCCACCGTCTTAAAATCAGAGGCAGAGAAAGAAAACCATCAAATCCTTACGGGCATTATGGTAAAGGTTATATATGCAAAAGGCAGGTATAGAGACAAACACTTCTTCTAACTCTCATAATGTAAATTGTAATGATAGTGTGTCAAACTGAAATTGGGGTAAGATTTACTGCTTTCCATCTCCGTGTCTGAAGATTCAAAGATGACATTTTTATCATCCCGTATGATTCTTAGataaaatgtttttgtgaaCCTCCAATCGACACATTCCTCTGTTCCTATTTATTTGTTCAGGAAGAGaaggttcacacaaattaaggaaagcaattaattgtgttgattttcataaaagtattatttgtttttctatatcaccctttagaatgtattttatctttcttcatttattgtatTTGTAACGGTATTTCttagaaaaacatcaattaatgttgtcttgaaactctaagtggatagatatataggaacaaaaaaatttcttcaaaatggacagttaataaggaacggagggagtatatgatAACAGCGGTTTGCTAACGTGTATGCCAATTGGATATTGCCATTAGTAAACGGTATCTTTACATATAATTACTCTTTTTATTCAGAAGAAAACATACAATTACTACTCTATACCTTATTTACTGTCGGCCAGAGGGCCCATAGGAATCTCCACCATCACTCAAGCAAGGAATCTATCTGGTAAGTAATCTACACTTGCCAGTTGTCATAGTTGCCACTTGCCATAGTAGCCACTTGCCACATGCATTTAAAttgtatttttcttaatttattatACACGTTTTTAAAGGTTGAAAAATTGTTCAAATATCccttttaattttacttaatataatatttatttcctTATAATTATTAGCATTTTGTAATGCTAAGCTCCATAACTTAGATCCTGAAATGCTAGACATCACAGATACTAACAAAAACTCACCAACCACTTATTAAAGTTTCTAATTTTAACTGTATTATAATGTAAATTATTATTAATCTGTTGCTACATGTTTAATTTAATATGCCACATGTTATGCTTTATTTCAATCCATGCATTACTTTGAGAATACATAAAATTTCATGATGCTGCTGACAATTGGCTAATAGGCTAAAAAAGAGACCGTGGCTGATATGGAAACAATATCCCTTACTAAATATACACAAAAGGTAAGAAATAAGTTGAAAATGGAAGACCATGGATGTTGTCCAAGGGAGCCAAACGGAAAGTTGTCCTCTGATCCTggaattaaaactaaaaaagatAATACAATCAATACAAGTTCTGAAAgaaaaatcaataaattaataatCAATGTCTAAATGAACTTTGATGTTACAGAAATTACAAATTGTATTAACATCAGAGTGGTCATGAATTACAATGTGAATTATACAAAACCCCCATTGTTCAGCTTCATCAGTAAGGTTTACCCGGTTTGTTGTCCCTCTTATGTTGAACCTTTAATTTCTTACCTCCTAGTTGATATCCATTCATCATACTAATGGCGGATTGAGCAGCTTCTGGTGAATCATAGCTAACAAACCCTGCAAACAGAGCTCATTAAACACAAGCACCACACAAAACCCATCAAATTCAACAACAAATGGAGTCATAGGCTTACCAAAACATTTACTAACACCGGTTGCTTTATCAACAAAAACTTTAGCGCTTATAACTCTACCAAATGGTTGAAAAGCATTGGCAAGATCTTGATCTCCGAATTCTTGAGGTATGTGATAAATAAATAGATTGGCACCAGGTGGACCTAAGTAACAAAATTAAGTAATAAGCAGAATATCACCTAGTAACCTTTCTTGTTGTAAGGAAAGAGCGGTGATAAAAATAGAAATATACATCAGCGAATGAATCCATTTATACCCAAGCACGTATAAGACATAGATAACAAACCTTCAACTTGACCCCCGGAATTTTTACTTGGTCCTGAAGGTGTACCAGAGTTGCTATTTCCACCAGCAGGTGAAACAGAACCAGGAGGACTACTCATAGGCCTTGGACTAATCATTCCTGCATGATACGCCATTGGATGTTGTAGACCTGGCACAGCAGGATAAGAGCTAACATAACTTGCCGGGGGCACATGATAATTTCTAGGGTTCATACTAGGACCAAGATCGGGCCGCAATGCATTCCCGTGATTCATGTGAGGCATCATATTATGGAAACCAGGTTGATTTTGCATTGGTGGCATCCGGTATGGCATGAGCCCATAACTGCCAGGAGCCTATGAAGAGAAAAAGATGATCACAGACAAATCCCATCAAGAACAGCATTAATACATAGATGTAATGATTTCTTATGGGATGGCATGATTATGTCAAAGAACAATTGCATGATTATGCCAAAGAACAATTgcatgaataaagaaaaaattgcTACATTACAGTATCACGGTGTATTATAATAGAGCTAACCTGATAACCATATCCGTTATAAGGAGGAACATAACCCATAGGCATGGCTCCGAACAATGAGGGGTGCTGAGAATCAGCATGAGGTACATTAGAAGCTTGGGACTGCGCTTTCTGAGCTCTTCGAGCTTGTCTTTCCTTTTCAGTATCAGCCCATTTTACAACTAAAGGAACACTAGATCCCTACGGAAGAAAAACAAATATCAGATCACAATTGCCGTTAGTGTAGAGAACAAGACTgactaaacaaaaaaaaatgactaAGTAATTCAAACGCAGTACAAGAAAGAAGTATCAAACGTCATTCTTTGTCAGTAATATCACTTGAAGAATAGTTGCCAACagaaaatgtaattttttagtatatccTAATCCATTTGGTTGTGAATGGATAATTTGCTAGTGCAACCCCACTGTGGCACCATTTTGCAAGTTCGTGAGCTTTAATTCATGAATCTACATATTTCATAT
This is a stretch of genomic DNA from Lotus japonicus ecotype B-129 chromosome 1, LjGifu_v1.2. It encodes these proteins:
- the LOC130730879 gene encoding RNA-binding protein BRN1; this translates as MADAKEESSKSSTGGGGGEEEESVKLFVGQVPKHMTEDELLTMFKEFALVDEVNIIKDKATRASRGCCFVICPSRDEADKAVNACHNKKTLPGASSPLQVKYADGELERLEHKLFIGMLPKNVSEVEVSALFSNYGTIKDLQILRGSQQTSKGCAFLKYETKDQALAALEAINGKHKMEGSSVPLVVKWADTEKERQARRAQKAQSQASNVPHADSQHPSLFGAMPMGYVPPYNGYGYQAPGSYGLMPYRMPPMQNQPGFHNMMPHMNHGNALRPDLGPSMNPRNYHVPPASYVSSYPAVPGLQHPMAYHAGMISPRPMSSPPGSVSPAGGNSNSGTPSGPSKNSGGQVEGPPGANLFIYHIPQEFGDQDLANAFQPFGRVISAKVFVDKATGVSKCFGFVSYDSPEAAQSAISMMNGYQLGGKKLKVQHKRDNKPGKPY